In one Solanum dulcamara chromosome 1, daSolDulc1.2, whole genome shotgun sequence genomic region, the following are encoded:
- the LOC129880677 gene encoding U-box domain-containing protein 4-like translates to METEVQSNFTYMGRTFTGLGINESSSAFSDCNSDRSGEFPTTSSQSRRLLIACASDNYNSDELIQQLVSDLESNSIDVQKQAAMEIRLLAKNKPENRLKIARAGAIKPLISLISSTDLHLQEYGVTAVLNLSLCDENKERIAESGAIKPLVRALKIGNSTAKENSACALLRLSQIEENKIAIGRSGAIPPLVNLLEAGNFRGKKDASTALFCLCTVKENKIRAIEAGVMKPLVELMADFSSNMVDKSAFVMSVLISMAEARAAVVEEGGIPVLVEIVEVGTQRQKEIAVAILLQLCEDSVSYRTMVAREGAVPPLVALSQSGTNRAKQKAETLIGLLRQPRSGNAAAAKLARASDVSF, encoded by the coding sequence ATGGAAACAGAAGTTCAATCGAATTTCACTTATATGGGACGAACATTCACCGGTCTCGGAATCAATGAATCTTCCTCTGCTTTCAGTGACTGTAACAGTGATAGATCCGGTGAGTTTCCGACGACTTCTTCTCAAAGCCGGCGGTTACTAATTGCATGTGCGTCGGATAACTATAACTCTGATGAATTGATTCAACAACTGGTCTCCGATCTCGAGTCGAATTCTATCGATGTGCAAAAGCAAGCGGCAATGGAGATTAGACTCTTAGCGAAGAATAAACCGGAAAATCGTTTGAAAATTGCTCGAGCCGGAGCGATTAAGCCTTTGATTTCGCTTATCTCTTCAACTGATCTTCACCTTCAAGAGTACGGGGTCACGGCGGTTCTCAATTTATCACTCTGCGATGAAAACAAGGAACGTATCGCAGAATCAGGAGCGATTAAACCGTTAGTTCGAGCTTTGAAAATTGGAAATTCAACTGCGAAAGAGAATTCAGCTTGTGCTCTACTTCGATTGTCGCAAATCGAAGAGAATAAAATCGCAATTGGAAGGTCCGGTGCAATACCTCCATTAGTGAACCTTCTAGAAGCTGGCAATTTCCGCGGGAAGAAGGATGCTTCAACGGCTCTGTTTTGCCTATGTACGGTGAAGGAGAACAAAATTAGAGCAATTGAAGCCGGAGTAATGAAGCCGTTAGTTGAATTAATGGCGGATTTTAGTTCAAATATGGTGGATAAATCGGCGTTTGTGATGAGCGTTTTGATATCGATGGCGGAAGCAAGGGCGGCGGTGGTGGAGGAAGGTGGAATTCCGGTGCTAGTGGAGATCGTGGAGGTCGGAACACAGCGGCAGAAGGAGATTGCGGTGGCGATATTGTTGCAGCTCTGTGAAGATAGCGTTAGTTACCGTACTATGGTGGCTCGAGAAGGCGCAGTTCCCCCATTGGTTGCTTTGTCACAGTCTGGTACAAATCGCGCCAAACAAAAG